In the genome of candidate division KSB1 bacterium, one region contains:
- a CDS encoding NAD(P)-dependent oxidoreductase, with translation MEKVGFIGLGIMGKPMALNLLKADFPLTVWNRTPEKMAPVVAQGAKAATSPKETAQNSTIIITMVTDTPDVEEVTLGKEGILEGAAKGSVVIDMSTISPTATREFAERLEAHGIEHLDAPVSGGDVGAAAGTLAAMVGGKAEVLERCRPVLEAMCKTITHVGGHGMGQTVKLCNQILVSLTNLAVCEAVTFAKAAGIDPTIMISAVQNGAAGSWQLTNLGIKMARRDFAPGFMIDLQQKDLRLALQAAEELSLPLPGLSLVHQLFLSCQAAGEGREGTQALIKAIERLAVRKMISPEN, from the coding sequence ATGGAAAAAGTAGGCTTTATCGGTTTGGGGATTATGGGAAAGCCGATGGCTTTGAATCTGCTGAAGGCAGATTTCCCGCTGACGGTTTGGAACCGCACGCCGGAAAAAATGGCGCCGGTCGTAGCTCAGGGAGCGAAAGCGGCAACTTCGCCGAAGGAAACGGCGCAGAACAGCACAATCATCATTACCATGGTCACCGACACCCCAGACGTCGAAGAGGTGACGCTGGGCAAGGAGGGTATTCTTGAAGGCGCTGCAAAAGGCAGTGTAGTCATTGATATGAGTACGATTTCGCCGACGGCTACGCGTGAATTTGCCGAACGGTTGGAGGCGCACGGCATCGAGCATTTGGATGCACCGGTCAGCGGCGGCGACGTCGGTGCTGCAGCCGGCACCTTGGCGGCGATGGTGGGCGGCAAAGCCGAAGTTTTGGAACGCTGCAGGCCGGTTTTGGAGGCTATGTGTAAGACCATCACTCATGTCGGCGGCCATGGGATGGGGCAAACAGTGAAATTATGCAATCAGATTCTGGTGAGTCTGACAAATCTGGCAGTCTGCGAGGCAGTTACATTTGCCAAGGCTGCGGGAATCGATCCCACGATAATGATTTCTGCCGTGCAGAACGGCGCCGCCGGTTCCTGGCAATTGACGAACCTGGGGATAAAGATGGCGCGCCGCGACTTTGCGCCGGGTTTCATGATCGATCTGCAGCAAAAAGATCTGCGGCTTGCGCTGCAGGCGGCCGAAGAGCTCTCTCTTCCGCTGCCGGGCTTGTCGCTTGTACACCAACTTTTTCTTTCCTGTCAGGCGGCTGGAGAAGGTCGTGAAGGGACACAGGCACTCATCAAAGCCATTGAAAGGCTGGCAGTTCGGAAGATGATTTCGCCTGAAAATTGA
- a CDS encoding PA14 domain-containing protein — protein MRTSKLLFLALLASLLVFCGKKEKTAIGPTPIDGDGDGGQATAFILKKHAIIEQLPDFVVTLFTVTDMDRKGVTFLTVDRFQVIEQNQPIDLLKANAFLLKRADLNYTLKTRIIIDNNQGSNLELLKKGAVEFIKKMDYQQQIAVYTLSDKLNKIIDFTNNQANLIAAVEGITEGNAAFDLYGAVLEAYREDKEEYTADNIIQNSVVLFIDSNDTVGSYPIDVIKYATIDRQIYTVGYGSNLNSSDLSQVGVKSFYQATTEAAFLQNAVKAQSMLVRYADSFYWLSYRSAKRNAKGHTLKITVAGNLNTGEGSEIIGTFDSESFVDVANGLYVNWSYSNPQGINLLLVQVNNKRTIQVLSMGGGKVPSFSYSLSDPNVVTLVPGGGGRLTVIAKGAAGDSCKLTIRDTANNLSKEITIRLVAFQMGYVLLEWWDNIQGTAVADLTKNPRFPKSPSGSKEINIWEIEKDKKDNYGTRIRGYIHPPVTGKYIFWISSDDASELWLSKDSDPANKVKICYVASWTASREWTKETNQKSAPISLEAGKHYYMESLHKEGGGGDNLAVAWQAEGGKLEVIGGDYLSLYIGD, from the coding sequence ATGCGTACCTCCAAACTACTCTTCTTGGCGCTGCTGGCCTCGCTTCTCGTCTTTTGCGGGAAAAAGGAAAAAACGGCTATCGGCCCAACCCCAATTGACGGCGACGGCGACGGCGGCCAAGCTACAGCTTTTATTCTAAAGAAACACGCCATCATCGAACAGCTGCCTGATTTTGTCGTCACGCTGTTTACCGTGACAGATATGGATCGTAAGGGCGTAACTTTCTTGACCGTCGATCGGTTTCAAGTCATTGAGCAGAATCAGCCCATTGACCTGCTCAAAGCGAATGCGTTTCTCCTCAAACGTGCGGATTTGAATTACACCCTTAAAACGCGCATTATTATCGACAACAATCAGGGTTCGAATTTAGAATTGCTCAAAAAAGGCGCGGTCGAGTTCATCAAAAAGATGGACTATCAGCAGCAGATCGCGGTGTATACGCTTTCCGATAAGCTCAATAAAATCATCGATTTTACCAACAATCAAGCCAATCTCATCGCCGCGGTTGAAGGAATAACGGAGGGGAACGCCGCTTTTGACCTTTATGGAGCTGTTCTGGAAGCCTATCGAGAGGATAAGGAAGAGTATACCGCCGACAACATCATCCAGAACTCGGTGGTTCTCTTTATCGACAGCAACGATACGGTGGGCAGCTATCCGATCGACGTCATCAAGTACGCCACCATCGATCGACAGATCTACACGGTGGGTTACGGCAGCAACTTGAATTCTAGCGATCTGAGTCAGGTCGGCGTAAAATCCTTTTACCAGGCGACAACCGAGGCGGCTTTCCTACAGAATGCGGTGAAAGCCCAATCTATGCTCGTCCGCTATGCCGACTCTTTTTATTGGTTGAGCTATCGTTCGGCTAAGCGCAACGCTAAAGGACACACCCTCAAGATCACCGTTGCGGGCAACCTCAACACCGGCGAGGGTTCCGAAATAATCGGCACCTTTGACAGCGAATCGTTTGTCGATGTCGCCAACGGCCTCTATGTCAACTGGTCTTATTCAAATCCCCAGGGCATCAACCTCCTTTTGGTGCAGGTAAACAACAAGAGGACTATTCAGGTCCTTTCGATGGGCGGTGGAAAGGTACCCTCATTCAGCTATTCGCTATCCGATCCTAATGTCGTAACTCTGGTTCCCGGAGGCGGCGGCAGGTTGACTGTGATTGCCAAGGGAGCGGCGGGAGATTCCTGCAAATTGACGATTCGAGATACCGCCAACAATCTCAGCAAAGAGATCACCATCAGACTGGTGGCCTTCCAAATGGGGTATGTGCTTCTGGAGTGGTGGGACAATATCCAGGGAACCGCGGTTGCGGATTTGACGAAAAATCCACGCTTCCCCAAGAGCCCGTCCGGCAGCAAAGAGATCAACATTTGGGAAATCGAAAAGGATAAAAAAGATAATTATGGTACCCGCATACGCGGTTATATCCATCCGCCGGTGACCGGTAAATATATTTTCTGGATTTCCAGCGACGACGCTTCAGAGCTGTGGTTGAGCAAAGACTCCGATCCGGCCAACAAAGTAAAAATCTGCTATGTCGCTTCGTGGACCGCATCCCGTGAGTGGACCAAAGAGACCAATCAAAAGTCGGCTCCAATCAGCTTGGAAGCGGGCAAACATTACTACATGGAAAGCCTGCATAAAGAGGGAGGCGGCGGAGATAATCTCGCCGTAGCCTGGCAGGCTGAAGGCGGCAAGCTGGAAGTCATCGGCGGAGATTATCTCTCGCTTTATATCGGTGATTAA
- a CDS encoding alpha-amylase family glycosyl hydrolase: MNHTAHKHSALPAWAINGIVYQVNVRQYTREGTFRAFAAYLPRLKELGVNILYFMPIHPIGRIRRKGSLGSYYAVQDYFSINPEFGTMEDFRELVRAAHAQGMRVLIDLVANHTAWDNPMLNEHPEWYHHDKNGKITSPLAEWSDAAELDYRQVALRQHMTEVMLYWLREADIDGYRCDVAEMVPYYFWRRAIGQAKRLKPLLMIAEGQNPRLHRVGFHVTYAFNMAALFNDIAAGVRSPREIDYFLELDHRLYPPTGKRLRYTCNHDLNSWLGPAVVRLGQAARVFAVLTFTLPGMPFIYNGQEIGSTKSLAFFDKDEIDWKPSEWFDFYRRLCRAYREHPALYSGKMERLKDGNSPLVYGFVRNRPNDCAVILANLCDRPMHGAAEGVRFKGSYLELFTSEKTALNGRVTYALQPWEVRVYLKENV; the protein is encoded by the coding sequence ATGAACCATACCGCGCATAAACATTCCGCCCTCCCTGCCTGGGCGATTAACGGCATCGTCTACCAGGTCAATGTTCGCCAATATACGCGCGAAGGTACGTTTCGTGCCTTTGCCGCATATTTGCCGCGCTTGAAGGAATTGGGCGTCAACATTCTCTATTTTATGCCGATCCATCCCATCGGTCGAATCCGGCGCAAAGGATCATTGGGCAGCTACTATGCGGTCCAGGATTATTTCAGCATCAATCCGGAATTCGGCACCATGGAGGATTTTCGGGAACTAGTCCGTGCCGCGCATGCGCAAGGCATGCGTGTGCTCATCGATCTGGTGGCCAACCATACGGCATGGGACAACCCCATGCTGAACGAACATCCGGAATGGTATCATCATGATAAAAACGGCAAAATCACGTCGCCGTTGGCTGAATGGAGCGACGCGGCGGAGCTCGACTATAGACAGGTCGCCTTGCGGCAACACATGACCGAAGTGATGCTGTATTGGCTGCGCGAAGCCGATATTGACGGCTACCGCTGCGATGTTGCGGAAATGGTGCCCTACTATTTTTGGCGTCGAGCCATCGGACAAGCTAAGCGGCTAAAACCCTTGCTGATGATTGCCGAAGGACAGAATCCCAGGCTGCACCGCGTCGGCTTTCATGTTACCTATGCCTTTAACATGGCGGCGCTGTTCAATGATATTGCCGCCGGAGTACGCTCGCCGCGCGAAATCGACTATTTTCTTGAACTCGATCATCGTCTCTATCCGCCGACAGGCAAAAGGCTTCGCTATACCTGCAATCATGACCTCAACTCTTGGCTCGGACCGGCGGTTGTTCGCTTGGGCCAGGCGGCACGTGTCTTTGCAGTGCTCACGTTTACCCTTCCCGGGATGCCGTTTATCTATAACGGTCAAGAGATCGGTTCGACCAAATCTCTTGCTTTTTTTGATAAGGACGAAATCGATTGGAAACCGAGCGAATGGTTCGATTTTTATCGCAGGCTATGTAGGGCCTATAGAGAGCACCCTGCGCTTTACAGCGGCAAAATGGAGCGGCTAAAAGACGGTAATTCCCCGCTTGTATACGGCTTTGTGCGCAACCGGCCCAACGACTGTGCCGTAATTCTTGCCAACCTTTGCGATCGGCCGATGCATGGAGCAGCAGAAGGCGTACGGTTTAAAGGAAGCTATTTAGAATTGTTTACGAGCGAAAAAACTGCCCTTAACGGGCGAGTTACCTATGCATTACAGCCTTGGGAAGTCCGTGTCTACTTGAAGGAGAATGTCTGA
- a CDS encoding glycosyltransferase family 2 protein, producing the protein MRIAVIIPTYNRAELTIEAVESVLQQVSPADEIWVVDDGSEDDTPAKINAMGGGVRLLRQEKRGVSAARNAGIRAAHCEWLAFLDSDDLWKPKKLLRQREELAKSPDLRVCFTDEEWRQHGKWKNQRLIHAKSGGWIFEKCLPRCMISPSSVLVHRSVFAEVGLFDESLPACEDYDLWLRVCCRMPVLYIPEKLIVKRAGAWEQLSKQHSLDKYRIRSLCSLLDKSPLSAEQRRAAETALMEKIRIYAIGCRKHGRYEELEWLRGIVANRLPEAMPFLETGKE; encoded by the coding sequence ATGCGCATTGCCGTCATCATTCCAACATACAACCGCGCCGAGTTGACCATCGAAGCGGTCGAATCGGTTTTACAACAAGTCTCGCCGGCGGACGAGATTTGGGTTGTCGACGACGGTTCCGAGGACGATACGCCGGCTAAAATCAACGCAATGGGTGGCGGCGTGCGGCTGCTCAGGCAGGAAAAGCGCGGCGTTTCGGCGGCGCGAAACGCAGGCATTCGTGCCGCTCACTGTGAATGGCTGGCGTTTCTGGACTCCGATGACCTGTGGAAGCCCAAAAAGTTGCTGCGTCAGCGCGAGGAATTGGCAAAAAGCCCCGATCTGCGAGTCTGTTTTACCGACGAAGAGTGGCGTCAGCACGGAAAATGGAAAAATCAGCGGCTGATTCATGCCAAATCCGGCGGCTGGATTTTCGAGAAATGCCTGCCGCGATGTATGATCAGCCCTTCCTCGGTTCTGGTTCACCGCAGCGTCTTTGCAGAGGTTGGCCTATTCGATGAATCGCTGCCCGCCTGCGAAGATTATGATCTTTGGCTGCGCGTCTGCTGCCGTATGCCGGTGCTCTACATTCCGGAAAAACTGATCGTCAAACGGGCGGGCGCATGGGAACAGCTCTCCAAACAGCACAGCTTGGACAAATATCGTATCCGCAGCCTGTGCTCGCTGCTGGACAAGTCACCGCTTTCTGCAGAACAACGGCGCGCAGCGGAAACGGCCTTGATGGAAAAAATCCGCATCTATGCAATCGGCTGCCGAAAACACGGCCGGTATGAAGAACTCGAATGGTTAAGGGGAATTGTCGCCAACCGGCTGCCTGAGGCGATGCCGTTTTTGGAAACAGGTAAAGAATGA